Proteins found in one Poecilia reticulata strain Guanapo linkage group LG15, Guppy_female_1.0+MT, whole genome shotgun sequence genomic segment:
- the vstm4a gene encoding V-set and transmembrane domain-containing protein 4a, whose protein sequence is MYFSIVVLVLTKTLVTEVCHSLNVTVTPGPLVLVAERDNLTLSCLVSEKKWSNSVLILRWFFLPSTLPTPRPPPLPTTSPTALPPSQFLIVRIGIKKIQQYGNYSLRFPQPKFHLFDDAGGEVYRLLIINVTGTDQGFYSCRVQEIRKYKTTWRASSNGSSTTQLTVHFTPEDGSSEGLWVLFADVYLCAVLICSLGLLSIFLFSLVLTCQYFHRRHRLKGSYLFVKCPESSSGETVTSSSSCSNSPPRTRRKETRQQVDRGPKVTPPEDPLFQPPIRAPVAAKRPQKPRRLKTQPRRSATSRVSQEDSLTYAELELVRPRQEPPVSPSPDATPSSSDTVYAQILFQEEKL, encoded by the exons ATGTACTTCTCTATAGTGGTCCTTGTCCTGACTAAGACTCTGGTCACAG AGGTATGCCACAGCCTGAACGTGACAGTCACCCCTGGGCCTTTGGTCTTAGTCGCAGAGAGAGACAACTTGACTTTGTCCTGTCTGGTGTCTGAAAAAAAGTGGAGCAACAGTGTCCTCATTCTCCGCTGGTTCTTCTTGCCTTCGACTCTGCCGACTCCCAGACCACCTCCTTTACCGACCACTTCTCCAACTGCACTCCCACCCTCCCAGTTTCTGATTGTAAGGATAGGGATCAAGAAGATACAGCAGTATGGGAACTACAGCCTTCGCTTCCCCCAGCCAAAGTTTCACTTATTTGACGACGCGGGGGGAGAGGTGTACCGGTTGCTCATCATCAATGTCACAGGGACGGATCAGGGCTTTTATAGCTGTAGAGTTCAGGAGATCCGAAAGTACAAAACCACATGGAGAGCCTCGTCCAATGGCTCCAGCACCACACAGCTGACAG TGCACTTTACTCCTGAGGACGGCAGCAGCGAGGgactctgggttttatttgcAG ATGTGTATTTGTGTGCCGTGTTGATCTGCTCCCTGGGTCTGCTGTCCATCTTTTTGTTCTCCCTCGTTTTAACATGCCAGTACTTCCACAGGAGACACAGATTGAAAG GAAGTTATCTTTTCGTCAAATGTCCAGAAAGCAG TTCTGGAGAGACAGTTaccagctccagcagctgctccaaTTCTCCCCCAAGAACACGAAGAAAAGAGACAAGACAGCAGGTTGACAGAGGACCGAAAGTGACACCACCTGAAGACCCACTGTTTCAGCCACCCATCAGAG cgCCTGTTGCAGCAAAGAGACCTCAGAAGCCCAGAAGGTTGAAGACTCAGCCGAGGAGATCTGCTACC TCCCGAGTTTCACAAGAAGACAGCCTGACATACGCAGAGCTGGAGTTAGTCCGACCGCGGCAGGAGCCACCAGTCTCCCCTAGCCCTGACGCCACTCCCTCCAGCTCCGACACTGTGTACGCTCAGATCCTCTTCCAGGAAGAAAAGCTATAG